GGTGGAGCTGTAGACCCCGGCGAACACTTTGCTGCGCGGCGTGGAGCCGAATTCGTAGCTGGCCAGCGGCGCGCCGAAGCTGGCGGCGAAGCGCTTGAAATCGATTGGGGTGGGGACATTGAAGCCGCGAAACAGGACGCCGCCAACGGTGATCAGTGCCTGATCGAGGGTGGCGCGAACCGACGCATCCAGCTCATGGATCGACTGTCCCGGCTTGCCCTCTACCAGCATTGGCAATGTCGACTCCGTGTCGAGCGCTGAAACATTGGGCAAGCCTTCGGAACGCACGCTGAGGTGTTCGATTGAAGTCATCCTGCGCATCCTTTTTTCTTTTTCGGTCAGGTGGACAGCCATCGCGAACCTGGAAAATCGGGCAAAGGTCGCGAGGCTGCAGTCCGCCTGAAATGTATCGGCGTTTGTACAGTGCGGCATTTTTATTACAAATGAGAGTCGTTATCAATCTTATTCCATTATTTTTTTTTTTGGATTAGACTCCCGCCGGCCGTAGGCATAGAGCGGTTTTCGCGTACGAAAAATCTACAAAATCTGTCGCAGGGGAGCGGGGCGTGAATTTCAAAAAGAATACAATTGCGTTGGCTGTGGGGTCGGCTGTGTGCCTGGCTAACAGCGCATGGGCGGCCGAGCAGGCGAACACAATGGAGATCGCGCCGATCACGGTGACGGGCGAAAAAATCAACCGTTCCCTGGAAAAAACCCAGTCGAGTGTAGCCGTCGTCACGGAAAAGCAATTGCGTGAGAAGGAAGACCACAGTCTGGTCGACGTGTTCGCCCGCACACCGGGTGTCTACAACACTTCCGGCAACGAGAACTGGGGTATCCGTGGCGTGCCGGTCTCCGGTTTTGATGACCAGGGCCCGGCGGCGCTCAATGGCGCGGTCTCGGTATTCGTCGACGGCGCCGCGCAGCCCAACCGCGCACTGACCTTGAGCCCGATGCCACTGTGGGACGTCGAGCAGGTCGAAGTGTTCCTCGGTCCGCAATCCACTACCCAGGGTCGCAACTCGCTGGCCGGTGCGGTGGTCATTCAAACCAAAAACCCGACCTTCGTTCCGAGCTTCTCGGCGCGGGCCAATGGCGGCACCTACGGTGAACGTGGTGGTGCGGTGGCCGGTGGCGGCGCGATCGTCGAAGACAAGATCGCCGGCCGTATCGCCGTGGATTATCAGGAAGGCGATGGCTACATCGACAACCTCTTCGACGACAGCGACGCGAACAAGACCCGCAACGCCAACTACCGTGGCAAGTTGCTGATCCTGCCCAACGACGATCTCGATGTGCTGCTGACCTATGCCCACGATCAAAGCCGCAAGGGCGACAACTCGGTGGTGCGTCAGGGCGACCGGATCCGTTACTACAAGATCGACTCCAACACCGACGCCTACGACAAGCTCAAGCAGGACACGGTCAGCGCCAAGATCGACTACCGCCTCAATGACGACTGGTCCATCACCAGCCTGACGGCCAACACCGACTCCGACTACGACGCTCGCCTGGACTTCGACCAGTCCGCCGCCACCAACGACGTGGTGTTGCGTAAGCAGTATGGCGACCTGTTCAGTCAGGAGCTGCGCCTGAACTACACCTCGGACGAGGTGAAGAGCTTTGTCGGCCTCTAC
This genomic interval from Pseudomonas putida contains the following:
- a CDS encoding TonB-dependent receptor, translated to MNFKKNTIALAVGSAVCLANSAWAAEQANTMEIAPITVTGEKINRSLEKTQSSVAVVTEKQLREKEDHSLVDVFARTPGVYNTSGNENWGIRGVPVSGFDDQGPAALNGAVSVFVDGAAQPNRALTLSPMPLWDVEQVEVFLGPQSTTQGRNSLAGAVVIQTKNPTFVPSFSARANGGTYGERGGAVAGGGAIVEDKIAGRIAVDYQEGDGYIDNLFDDSDANKTRNANYRGKLLILPNDDLDVLLTYAHDQSRKGDNSVVRQGDRIRYYKIDSNTDAYDKLKQDTVSAKIDYRLNDDWSITSLTANTDSDYDARLDFDQSAATNDVVLRKQYGDLFSQELRLNYTSDEVKSFVGLYYGHNTNNFHDRLFFDNELGGTTKGDTTIENKAVFGEINWSFAPRWTLITGLRYDHETNDTDVKIDDFSQSSKDKQTSDAVLPKLGIDYELADNQFVGFMVQRGYRGGGVNVRAGSGHTAYDPEYTTNYELSYRGSFMEQTLRTRANLYYTDWKDQQVSVVNPQTEFFDVFNAGRSDIKGLEVSVEKDFGQQLTLNAGASVTDGKYKDFTTSDGRDMGGEDFLFSPKYKMSLGATYRWNDRVTLNSDVVWQSTSPSEYEFDDAGQVVGERKADAYWLANFNAEYKLTKNVSVAGYVKNAFDKEYVTNNRSGDIIDVGAPRTAGLILRYDM